From the Sneathiella sp. P13V-1 genome, one window contains:
- a CDS encoding M16 family metallopeptidase — protein MVRMIFSSSKAVAAFLLTSVIIMSVLRSAEALEIQQVTSPGGVKAWLVEEKSIPIISMEVIWKGGSVAVPKEKAGLAHLMASTMDEGADELDSEAFQKRLSDLAISLSFSASKENFSGSLKTLSQNREEAFQLFSKAITDPRFDQEPVERIKGQILVSLNQKKSNPNSIAGRKWFEKAFEGNPLSIPSQGYMETLEMLTPADLKEFKSRLIALDNIYISVVGDIDADTLGRLLDETFGKLPKENGVGKALEMTAALPANPIVDVTDMTIPQSVVIFGGQGVKRDDPDYYAAYVLNYILGGGGFASRLNEEIREKRGLVYSVYSYLSPYRSVGLQLGGFGTSNKSVGEAIGLVKAEFQKIRENGVTERELAAAKTYLNGSFPLRLSSNNKIANIMVGMQLSELEPSYLSKRADLINAVTNEDIKRAALRLTDPEKMIITVVGQPEGL, from the coding sequence ATGGTGCGTATGATTTTCTCCAGTTCAAAAGCGGTCGCAGCATTCCTTTTGACAAGTGTCATCATTATGAGTGTTCTGCGGTCGGCGGAAGCCCTCGAAATCCAGCAAGTGACCAGCCCTGGTGGAGTAAAAGCCTGGCTGGTTGAAGAAAAATCCATTCCGATCATCAGTATGGAGGTGATCTGGAAAGGGGGCTCTGTTGCTGTTCCAAAAGAGAAAGCGGGCCTAGCCCACCTTATGGCGTCAACCATGGATGAAGGGGCGGACGAGCTGGATAGCGAGGCATTCCAAAAACGTCTATCCGATCTCGCGATCAGCCTGTCTTTCAGTGCCAGCAAAGAAAACTTCTCAGGTTCTTTAAAGACACTTAGTCAGAACCGTGAGGAAGCATTTCAGTTATTTTCAAAGGCGATTACGGATCCGAGATTTGATCAGGAGCCCGTTGAACGTATCAAAGGTCAAATTCTGGTAAGTCTGAACCAGAAGAAGAGCAACCCTAACAGTATCGCCGGCCGCAAATGGTTCGAAAAGGCTTTTGAGGGAAATCCTCTCTCCATTCCATCGCAAGGGTATATGGAAACTCTGGAGATGCTTACCCCTGCGGATCTGAAGGAATTTAAATCACGGCTGATAGCTTTGGACAATATCTATATTTCGGTTGTTGGGGATATTGATGCCGATACTTTAGGTCGGCTTTTGGATGAGACATTCGGCAAATTGCCAAAAGAAAATGGTGTTGGAAAAGCTCTGGAAATGACGGCTGCATTACCGGCTAATCCAATTGTGGATGTCACCGATATGACAATCCCGCAAAGCGTGGTGATATTTGGCGGGCAAGGTGTCAAACGGGATGATCCGGATTATTATGCGGCCTATGTTTTGAATTATATTTTGGGCGGCGGAGGATTTGCCAGCCGCCTCAACGAAGAAATCCGCGAAAAACGAGGCCTGGTATATTCGGTATATAGCTATCTCTCGCCCTACCGATCTGTTGGGTTGCAGCTTGGTGGTTTTGGCACCAGCAATAAATCAGTTGGCGAAGCGATCGGACTGGTTAAGGCAGAGTTTCAGAAAATCCGGGAAAACGGAGTCACGGAGAGAGAGCTTGCCGCGGCTAAGACGTATCTCAATGGATCTTTTCCTTTACGTCTGTCCTCCAACAATAAAATCGCCAACATTATGGTTGGAATGCAGTTATCGGAACTTGAGCCTTCCTATTTGTCAAAGCGTGCTGATTTGATCAATGCGGTAACGAATGAGGATATCAAAAGGGCGGCTTTGCGGCTAACGGATCCGGAGAAAATGATCATAACTGTGGTCGGTCAGCCAGAGGGACTTTAA
- a CDS encoding glucose-6-phosphate isomerase, translating to MNYKQTFENCFGEATDKKDWLRTAFLKSLAQTETIAVSLETMRDTGRLPILGLPYQEQDLDDLANHPFLKDNDFKRYVVVGIGGSSLGAQVLVSLRDKDDEPYIHFWDTLDYHVMKPHLTGKKLQNTAFLLISKSGTTPEIMAQTLLVIEALNNSGGAEQVRSQCLAICEPGNNPLGLIADKWGIERLDHDPNVGGRYSGLSVVGALPAILGGIDMKKVRRGARKVLDDALQNAESAPRAAAALNHALYDLHGVRMNVLMPYAKQLEPFTHWFRQLWAESIGKDGRGSTPLNALGPIDQHSQLQLWLDGPNDKFFTLIINHQQDESPIMDVGLADNHPELEYLRDHRISEVVLAEANATAKTLADRGKFLRCIYIDKLDEETLGALIMHFMLETIFTCYLLDVNPFDQPAVEDGKRLTKEYLKGD from the coding sequence ATGAACTACAAGCAGACATTTGAAAATTGTTTCGGTGAAGCGACTGATAAAAAGGACTGGCTTCGTACAGCCTTTTTGAAATCACTGGCGCAAACAGAAACGATTGCTGTTTCTCTGGAAACCATGCGGGATACAGGTCGCTTGCCAATCCTTGGCCTTCCCTACCAAGAACAGGATCTCGATGATCTGGCTAATCATCCTTTTCTGAAAGACAATGATTTTAAGCGTTATGTCGTGGTGGGGATTGGCGGCTCCTCCCTAGGCGCACAGGTGCTTGTCAGTTTGCGCGACAAGGATGATGAACCTTACATTCATTTTTGGGATACGCTTGATTACCATGTGATGAAACCTCATCTGACCGGTAAAAAACTTCAAAACACGGCTTTCCTTCTTATTTCAAAATCTGGCACGACGCCTGAGATTATGGCGCAAACCTTGCTGGTTATCGAAGCGCTGAACAACTCTGGAGGCGCGGAACAGGTGCGTTCGCAATGCCTTGCGATTTGTGAGCCGGGGAATAACCCACTTGGCCTTATTGCAGATAAATGGGGAATAGAACGTCTGGATCATGATCCAAATGTCGGCGGACGATATTCAGGACTTTCTGTCGTTGGTGCCTTACCTGCTATTCTGGGTGGCATCGATATGAAAAAGGTGCGAAGGGGTGCTCGAAAAGTTCTAGATGACGCCTTGCAAAACGCCGAATCTGCACCTCGTGCTGCCGCTGCACTTAATCATGCGTTATATGATTTGCATGGTGTGCGTATGAATGTTCTGATGCCATATGCCAAGCAATTGGAGCCTTTTACCCACTGGTTCAGGCAGTTATGGGCAGAGAGTATTGGTAAAGACGGCCGAGGCAGCACGCCACTTAACGCGCTTGGACCCATTGACCAACATAGCCAATTGCAGCTTTGGCTGGATGGGCCAAATGATAAATTCTTCACCTTGATTATTAATCACCAACAGGATGAAAGCCCGATTATGGATGTTGGGCTCGCGGATAATCACCCTGAGTTGGAATATCTTCGTGATCATAGAATCAGTGAAGTGGTCCTTGCGGAAGCAAATGCAACGGCCAAGACACTGGCAGATCGCGGCAAATTCCTACGCTGTATCTACATTGATAAACTGGATGAAGAAACGCTTGGTGCGTTGATAATGCACTTTATGTTGGAAACCATCTTTACCTGTTACCTTCTAGACGTTAATCCTTTTGATCAGCCTGCCGTTGAAGATGGCAAGCGACTAACGAAAGAGTATCTAAAAGGTGACTGA
- the mutL gene encoding DNA mismatch repair endonuclease MutL, producing MTLRRLPDNIVNQIAAGEVIERPASAVKELVENAIDAGATRIDVVMRNGGRSLLSVTDNGKGMSEDELALCFERHATSKLPDEDLVHIQHLGFRGEAIPSIASVSRMTISTRTKDADTGWTLTVEGGTRGDVQPVGMPAGTRVEVRDIFFATPARLKFLKSERAEFGAALDVMRRLAMAYPHIAFSLADEKRTALKVNAAQGDLFEAWLDRLGAIMGREFTENALKIDAERDGIILTGYAGVPTLNRGNAAMQFMFVNGRPVKDKQFTGAVRAAYMDLLARNRHPLLALFLELPPEQVDVNVHPAKAEVRFRDSGGVRGLIIGALRNALAENGHQASSTIGGQVLGAFKPQSVQLPLQSRPSRPVGMGNWSDVQQERRAYQGLQEEAATYHAPLPVSGSVPEIADPLPVQGVGDEQSPAPERPIEDYPLGAARGQLHETYIVAQTRDGMVLVDQHAAHERLVMERMKKAFAENNVPRQMLLLPDVVELDEVSANRISERAEELAQMGLVIEPFGRGAIVVRETPAMLGTCDVKNLIQDLADDLDEYDTALALKDRMDDVFATMACHGSVRSGRRLTAEEMNALLREMEVTPHSGQCNHGRPTYVELKLHDIEKLFGRR from the coding sequence ATGACGCTTCGGCGGCTTCCCGATAATATTGTCAACCAAATCGCCGCCGGTGAAGTGATCGAAAGACCTGCATCTGCGGTAAAAGAACTTGTTGAAAACGCCATTGACGCGGGTGCCACGCGCATTGATGTGGTGATGCGTAATGGCGGAAGGTCTCTCTTGTCGGTAACCGACAATGGCAAGGGCATGTCGGAGGACGAGCTTGCGCTGTGTTTTGAACGTCACGCGACGTCGAAATTACCCGATGAGGATTTGGTTCACATTCAGCATCTGGGTTTTCGCGGGGAAGCCATTCCGTCTATCGCATCAGTCAGCCGCATGACTATTTCCACACGAACGAAAGATGCCGATACCGGTTGGACCCTGACGGTCGAGGGGGGAACTCGTGGTGATGTGCAGCCTGTGGGGATGCCAGCGGGAACGCGTGTGGAAGTGCGCGACATTTTCTTCGCTACACCTGCGCGCCTTAAATTTCTGAAATCAGAACGAGCTGAGTTCGGAGCGGCGCTGGATGTGATGCGCCGGCTTGCCATGGCCTATCCTCATATTGCTTTTTCTCTGGCAGATGAAAAACGTACTGCGCTCAAAGTTAATGCCGCGCAAGGTGATTTGTTTGAAGCCTGGCTGGATCGCTTGGGCGCGATTATGGGCCGTGAATTTACGGAAAACGCCCTTAAGATTGATGCGGAGCGGGATGGTATTATCCTGACCGGCTATGCAGGTGTGCCCACATTGAACCGTGGTAATGCGGCAATGCAGTTCATGTTTGTAAATGGTCGCCCGGTGAAAGATAAACAGTTTACCGGCGCGGTACGGGCAGCCTATATGGATTTGCTAGCCCGCAATCGTCACCCCTTATTGGCATTGTTCTTAGAGCTGCCGCCGGAACAGGTGGACGTAAACGTGCATCCGGCAAAAGCGGAAGTGCGGTTTCGGGATTCCGGTGGTGTGCGTGGTCTTATCATCGGTGCTCTAAGGAATGCGCTTGCAGAAAATGGTCATCAGGCATCTTCCACAATTGGTGGGCAAGTACTTGGGGCTTTTAAACCACAAAGTGTCCAGCTACCTTTGCAAAGCAGACCTTCGCGTCCGGTTGGGATGGGGAACTGGTCTGACGTTCAACAAGAACGTCGCGCCTATCAGGGGCTGCAAGAAGAAGCGGCGACATATCACGCACCGCTTCCGGTAAGCGGTTCGGTTCCCGAAATTGCAGACCCTCTGCCTGTTCAGGGTGTTGGCGATGAACAAAGCCCTGCACCGGAACGACCAATTGAAGATTATCCCTTGGGCGCAGCACGTGGCCAATTACATGAAACCTATATTGTTGCACAGACGCGTGATGGTATGGTTTTGGTTGATCAACACGCAGCCCATGAACGGTTGGTTATGGAGCGCATGAAGAAGGCGTTTGCCGAGAATAATGTCCCAAGGCAGATGCTTCTATTGCCGGACGTTGTGGAACTGGATGAAGTTTCCGCCAATCGTATTAGCGAACGCGCAGAAGAACTTGCCCAAATGGGACTGGTGATTGAACCCTTCGGTCGTGGGGCAATTGTTGTTCGGGAAACACCAGCCATGCTCGGGACCTGTGACGTAAAGAACCTCATTCAGGATTTGGCTGATGATCTTGACGAATATGATACGGCGCTTGCATTAAAAGATCGTATGGATGATGTGTTCGCCACGATGGCATGTCATGGGTCCGTGCGGTCTGGTCGCCGCTTAACCGCTGAAGAGATGAACGCCCTTCTAAGGGAAATGGAAGTGACGCCGCATTCCGGGCAATGCAATCACGGCCGCCCAACCTATGTCGAGCTGAAGCTGCACGATATTGAAAAGCTGTTCGGTCGCCGGTAA
- a CDS encoding NAD(P)/FAD-dependent oxidoreductase: MSELKQHSFDVVIIGGGAAGLMAAIEAGKRGRQTLVVEKAEKVGNKILISGGGRCNFTNIGAAPDRYVSENKHFMKSALRRYTQADFISMVEKHNVAYHEKKLGQLFCDNGAASINEMLLKECDQADVAIWCDATVKDVQQEEEGFVVLLDGQAVHCKSVIVASGGLSIPKMGANDFAHRMARKFDLIVTEMKPGLVPFTFESADMKRFSDLTGVAADAEVSIGKVKFRENILFTHKGMSGPAILQISSFWDEGKSVKIDFLPDLDLLEEFKKQRNENPKSSVRKFVSNLLPNKLAERLIEPFGELPEFGNCSDKLFRNIAAAFKEIHVTPNGTEGYRKAEVTVGGVSTSELSSKTMETKSVPGLYFIGEAVDVTGFLGGYNFQWAWSSGYVAGQYA, encoded by the coding sequence ATGTCTGAACTTAAACAACATTCCTTTGATGTTGTGATTATCGGTGGTGGGGCCGCAGGCTTGATGGCGGCGATAGAAGCGGGTAAACGCGGCCGTCAGACCTTGGTTGTTGAAAAAGCCGAGAAGGTCGGGAATAAGATCCTGATCAGTGGCGGAGGCCGCTGTAATTTTACGAATATCGGGGCGGCACCTGACCGGTACGTGTCTGAAAACAAGCACTTCATGAAATCTGCCCTCCGTCGTTATACCCAAGCAGATTTCATTTCCATGGTCGAAAAGCACAATGTTGCCTACCACGAGAAGAAATTGGGTCAGCTTTTTTGTGACAACGGTGCCGCCAGTATTAATGAGATGCTGCTTAAAGAATGTGATCAGGCTGATGTCGCTATTTGGTGCGATGCTACGGTTAAAGATGTTCAGCAAGAGGAAGAAGGCTTTGTGGTGCTTTTGGATGGGCAAGCAGTTCATTGCAAGTCGGTGATTGTTGCCAGCGGTGGCCTTTCCATTCCAAAGATGGGGGCAAATGATTTCGCTCACCGCATGGCGCGAAAATTTGATCTTATCGTTACAGAAATGAAACCGGGTCTAGTCCCTTTTACCTTCGAATCTGCCGACATGAAGCGGTTTTCCGATTTGACCGGGGTAGCGGCAGATGCAGAGGTGTCGATCGGAAAGGTAAAATTCCGGGAGAATATTTTATTTACCCACAAAGGAATGAGCGGCCCCGCCATTTTGCAGATTTCTTCATTCTGGGACGAAGGGAAGAGCGTCAAAATTGACTTCCTGCCTGATCTGGATCTGTTAGAAGAATTTAAGAAACAACGGAATGAAAACCCGAAATCTTCCGTTCGGAAGTTTGTCTCGAACCTGCTCCCCAATAAACTGGCGGAACGATTGATAGAACCTTTTGGAGAGCTTCCTGAATTTGGGAATTGTTCAGACAAGCTGTTTCGAAACATTGCGGCGGCGTTTAAGGAAATTCATGTTACCCCAAATGGCACTGAAGGTTACCGGAAGGCAGAGGTGACAGTCGGTGGGGTTAGCACATCCGAGCTAAGTTCCAAAACCATGGAAACCAAAAGCGTTCCGGGCCTGTATTTTATAGGGGAGGCTGTTGATGTGACGGGTTTCCTTGGCGGATATAATTTCCAATGGGCGTGGTCGTCAGGTTACGTTGCCGGGCAATATGCGTGA
- a CDS encoding phytanoyl-CoA dioxygenase family protein, with product MADIISNGRGRQVTLPGNMRDDPKYWRELCPRLHIEEAAQPVQSLLGISDVTKATDDIRSCGYLTISDVIPDDLVRKLKAGMDKLVSEEIEPVYIYLYDEAWQLFESLRPLLSAILGEGYKTLPNFWAWHLADGGAKGWPPHRDCSAETVFDIGGDQIFMSFSLWVPLVDVEEANGCMYVIPRDQEQNLPADHEFQREQLDAYGVPLTVSAGSVLGWPQDLIHWGGEYSDSALPARRSLSFEFQNTAFDPLAEPLLDTGHPPDFKTRLALLDQQFEKYRHIAGVLG from the coding sequence TTGGCGGATATAATTTCCAATGGGCGTGGTCGTCAGGTTACGTTGCCGGGCAATATGCGTGACGATCCAAAATATTGGCGAGAGCTTTGTCCTCGCCTTCATATAGAGGAGGCAGCGCAACCAGTGCAATCCCTTCTGGGCATCAGCGATGTGACCAAAGCGACTGATGATATTCGATCCTGCGGGTATCTGACTATCTCAGATGTTATCCCCGATGATCTAGTTCGGAAGTTAAAAGCGGGGATGGATAAGCTGGTGAGCGAAGAAATCGAACCCGTTTATATTTATCTTTATGATGAGGCGTGGCAGCTGTTCGAAAGTCTGCGTCCACTTTTGTCAGCCATATTGGGGGAGGGATATAAAACCCTTCCAAATTTCTGGGCGTGGCATCTGGCGGATGGCGGTGCAAAAGGCTGGCCTCCGCATCGTGATTGCAGCGCCGAGACGGTGTTTGATATTGGCGGTGATCAGATTTTCATGAGCTTTTCTCTATGGGTGCCGCTGGTTGATGTGGAGGAGGCGAATGGCTGTATGTATGTCATCCCCCGAGATCAAGAACAGAACTTACCTGCAGACCATGAATTTCAGCGTGAGCAGTTGGACGCCTACGGGGTGCCATTAACAGTCAGTGCGGGGAGTGTCCTTGGTTGGCCTCAGGATCTGATCCATTGGGGCGGGGAATATTCAGATAGCGCATTGCCAGCCCGCAGAAGCCTGTCATTTGAGTTTCAAAACACCGCTTTTGATCCCTTGGCAGAACCGTTATTGGATACCGGACATCCGCCAGATTTTAAAACGCGACTTGCCCTTCTGGATCAGCAATTTGAGAAATACCGCCATATTGCCGGTGTGTTAGGTTAA
- the rsmD gene encoding 16S rRNA (guanine(966)-N(2))-methyltransferase RsmD — MRIVGGEARGKKLLLPEDKRVRPTADRTREALFNILGHGDNYRTDNGPLPRGARVLDAFCGTGALGLEALSRGASDVVFMDNHHDSLKLTKQNIALLGAQRQTMVLNKDATKCGRGGPPADLLLMDPPYNMDLAAPALQNLLETNWLKEGSIAVVELAAKEKFTAPDQFELLDERKYGAAKLIFLKVVA, encoded by the coding sequence ATGCGGATCGTCGGAGGAGAGGCGCGAGGCAAGAAACTGCTTCTGCCGGAAGATAAACGTGTTAGGCCAACAGCGGATCGTACACGCGAGGCCTTGTTTAACATCTTAGGTCATGGCGACAACTACCGAACCGACAATGGTCCCCTACCTCGCGGCGCGCGCGTTCTGGACGCTTTTTGCGGAACCGGCGCTTTAGGGCTTGAAGCCTTGTCTCGTGGGGCAAGTGATGTTGTCTTCATGGATAATCATCACGATAGCCTGAAGCTCACCAAGCAAAACATTGCCTTGTTGGGTGCACAACGCCAGACCATGGTCCTAAATAAGGATGCCACCAAGTGCGGACGCGGCGGCCCTCCTGCAGATTTGCTGCTCATGGATCCTCCTTACAATATGGATTTGGCAGCACCTGCGCTTCAAAATCTGCTGGAGACAAACTGGCTAAAAGAAGGGTCAATTGCTGTGGTTGAGCTCGCCGCGAAAGAGAAGTTCACGGCACCGGATCAGTTTGAATTGTTGGACGAGCGGAAATACGGAGCTGCAAAGCTCATCTTCCTGAAAGTTGTCGCTTAA
- a CDS encoding pseudouridine synthase encodes MSDTEEKKERIAKRMARAGVCSRRDAERWIEAGRVTLNGTKLTTPAVTVSMRDKILVDGKPLPKKERPRLWRYHKPVGLVTSHKDEKGRDTVFSKLPEDFPRVISVGRLDLNSEGLLLLTNDGELARRLELPATGWKRKYRVRVHGHPKEAELARLAKGITVEGIRYDAIEATLDSSKGANSWLTISLREGKNREIRKVMEHLNYPVLRLIRTSYGPLQLGELKEGETDEVKSKILRDQMGVEKFEEPEEEPQHRGGRGRRNQGGKLSLKSGAKKPAPRKPAGKPGSKPPRKRER; translated from the coding sequence ATGAGTGACACCGAAGAGAAAAAAGAACGCATTGCCAAGCGCATGGCGCGTGCCGGTGTGTGTTCGCGCCGGGATGCGGAACGTTGGATCGAAGCGGGCCGAGTAACCTTGAACGGAACGAAGCTGACCACCCCTGCGGTGACTGTGTCCATGCGCGACAAAATTCTGGTGGATGGCAAACCTTTGCCTAAGAAAGAGCGTCCACGCCTGTGGCGTTATCACAAGCCTGTCGGTCTTGTCACAAGCCACAAGGATGAAAAAGGGCGAGATACCGTTTTCAGCAAACTGCCTGAAGATTTCCCCCGCGTGATTTCGGTTGGACGTCTTGATTTGAACTCAGAAGGATTGTTGCTTCTGACCAATGATGGGGAACTGGCCCGACGATTAGAGCTTCCTGCAACGGGTTGGAAGCGTAAATATCGTGTCCGCGTCCATGGTCACCCAAAAGAAGCTGAACTTGCCCGCCTTGCAAAAGGTATTACTGTTGAGGGCATCCGGTATGACGCCATTGAGGCAACTCTCGACAGTTCTAAGGGGGCTAATTCCTGGCTAACCATTTCACTTCGCGAAGGTAAAAACCGTGAAATCCGCAAAGTGATGGAACATCTGAATTATCCGGTTCTTCGGCTGATCCGCACGTCTTATGGCCCTCTGCAATTGGGCGAATTGAAAGAAGGCGAAACGGATGAAGTTAAATCCAAGATCCTTCGTGATCAGATGGGTGTTGAGAAGTTTGAAGAGCCGGAAGAAGAACCGCAGCACCGTGGAGGCCGGGGCCGTCGCAATCAAGGCGGTAAACTGAGCCTTAAAAGCGGCGCGAAAAAACCTGCGCCTCGGAAACCAGCAGGTAAACCGGGTAGCAAACCACCACGTAAACGAGAGCGTTAA
- a CDS encoding gamma-glutamyl-gamma-aminobutyrate hydrolase family protein — MKKPVIGITLDSEEPGGYSNMPWYALRQNYADVITQAGGLPMPLPHEPEMAADYAAHLDGLLVTGGAFDVDPAMFGATNRHDTVVTKDRRTAFEKAVTELMLDADKPVLGICGGQQLLHVILGGTLIQHIPDEVENCLAHEQPNPRTEAGHNVSVEAGTLLHKIVGTDTLAVNSAHHQAAKDASDNITINSYAPDGVIEGIEDSRYRFCLGVQWHPEYLISEGDRKIIDAFVECARQNP, encoded by the coding sequence ATGAAAAAACCTGTTATTGGCATTACACTCGATTCCGAAGAACCCGGCGGCTATTCCAACATGCCTTGGTACGCCCTTCGGCAAAATTACGCGGACGTCATCACACAAGCGGGTGGTCTTCCTATGCCCCTGCCGCATGAGCCAGAAATGGCGGCGGATTACGCAGCGCATTTGGACGGATTACTCGTGACGGGCGGTGCCTTTGATGTGGACCCCGCCATGTTCGGCGCGACCAACCGTCACGACACGGTAGTGACCAAAGATCGCCGTACCGCTTTTGAAAAAGCTGTCACCGAATTGATGTTGGACGCCGATAAACCAGTTCTGGGAATTTGTGGGGGGCAACAACTTCTGCACGTTATCCTCGGTGGTACATTGATCCAGCATATCCCCGATGAGGTGGAAAACTGCTTAGCGCATGAACAACCAAACCCACGCACCGAAGCAGGTCACAACGTATCCGTAGAGGCTGGAACGCTCCTACATAAAATCGTGGGAACCGATACGCTTGCGGTGAACAGTGCCCATCATCAGGCCGCAAAAGACGCCTCCGACAACATTACCATCAATTCTTATGCGCCTGACGGGGTGATCGAAGGAATTGAAGATAGTCGCTATCGGTTCTGTCTTGGCGTACAATGGCACCCAGAATACCTGATATCTGAGGGCGATCGAAAGATCATTGATGCCTTTGTAGAATGCGCGAGGCAAAACCCATGA
- a CDS encoding nucleoside deaminase, with product MEVALQSAELSAKRKEVPVGAVVVDSKTGRIVGKAGNQMISRSDPTAHAEMLAIKAAANMIGSQRLVDCDIYVTLEPCPMCAAAISHARIRRLYFGAFDPKGGGVEFGPRIYDHDTCHHKPEVYGGIGEAQSARLLKDFFANKR from the coding sequence ATGGAAGTTGCCCTGCAAAGCGCAGAGCTGTCCGCAAAACGAAAAGAGGTTCCCGTTGGGGCCGTTGTTGTGGATAGCAAAACGGGCCGCATTGTTGGTAAAGCTGGCAATCAGATGATCAGTCGGAGTGATCCAACAGCCCATGCAGAAATGTTGGCGATTAAGGCGGCAGCGAACATGATCGGCAGTCAGCGGCTTGTGGATTGCGATATCTACGTCACGCTGGAGCCTTGCCCCATGTGCGCCGCAGCTATTTCCCATGCCAGAATTCGCAGGCTTTACTTCGGCGCGTTTGATCCGAAGGGGGGCGGGGTTGAATTTGGACCCAGAATATATGATCATGACACTTGTCATCACAAACCGGAAGTTTATGGTGGCATTGGGGAGGCGCAATCAGCCCGCTTACTAAAAGATTTTTTCGCCAACAAACGGTGA
- a CDS encoding acyl-CoA dehydrogenase family protein, with protein MIFEHSDKVKDLQARVQAFMDEHVYPAEEIFEEQVNEGDRWQPTAIVEELKEKAKAAGLWNLFLPESDRGAGLTNLEYAPLCEIMGRVHFAPEVFNCSAPDTGNMEVLERYASEELKDRWLKPLLEGEIRSAFAMTEPRVASSDATNIESDIIRDGDEYVINGRKWWTSGAMDPRCKVLIFMGKTDKNAAIHNQQSMIVVPMDTPGIEIKRFLPVFGYDHAPHGHAEVDFKDVRVPADHILLGEGRGFEIAQGRLGPGRIHHCMRLIGVAERALEKMCERVQSRVAFGKKVSEQTVTLERIAESRAMIEQARLLTLKAAYMMDTVGNKKAKAEIAMIKVVAPNMACKVIDWAIQAHGGGGVTTDFGLAAAYAGARTLRLADGPDEVHRNQIGRLELKKYS; from the coding sequence ATGATTTTCGAACATTCTGACAAGGTGAAAGACCTACAGGCTCGTGTGCAGGCCTTTATGGATGAGCATGTCTATCCAGCCGAAGAGATTTTTGAAGAGCAAGTCAACGAAGGGGATCGTTGGCAACCAACAGCCATCGTGGAAGAGCTGAAGGAAAAAGCGAAAGCAGCTGGCCTTTGGAATCTGTTCCTGCCTGAAAGTGACCGTGGCGCGGGCCTTACAAATCTGGAATATGCACCGCTTTGTGAAATTATGGGCCGTGTTCACTTTGCACCAGAAGTGTTTAACTGCTCCGCGCCAGATACCGGCAATATGGAAGTTCTTGAACGTTACGCATCTGAGGAGCTGAAAGACCGTTGGTTGAAGCCACTTCTGGAAGGTGAAATCCGTTCCGCCTTTGCCATGACAGAACCACGCGTCGCCTCATCCGATGCGACAAATATTGAATCAGATATCATTCGTGACGGTGATGAATATGTGATCAATGGCCGTAAATGGTGGACATCCGGCGCAATGGACCCACGCTGTAAAGTGCTGATCTTTATGGGTAAGACAGACAAAAATGCGGCGATCCATAACCAACAATCCATGATTGTGGTTCCGATGGACACACCGGGCATCGAAATTAAACGCTTCCTGCCAGTGTTCGGATATGACCATGCGCCGCACGGTCACGCCGAAGTGGACTTTAAAGACGTTCGCGTTCCTGCAGATCACATTCTTCTGGGTGAAGGTCGTGGTTTTGAAATCGCTCAAGGTCGCCTTGGCCCAGGACGTATTCACCACTGCATGCGCTTGATCGGTGTTGCAGAACGTGCGCTGGAGAAAATGTGTGAACGTGTTCAAAGCCGTGTGGCGTTCGGCAAGAAGGTTTCCGAACAGACAGTAACGCTGGAACGTATCGCGGAATCCCGCGCCATGATCGAACAGGCCCGCCTGCTGACCCTAAAAGCAGCTTACATGATGGACACCGTTGGCAACAAGAAAGCCAAAGCTGAGATCGCCATGATCAAGGTGGTTGCACCGAATATGGCGTGTAAAGTTATTGACTGGGCTATTCAGGCCCATGGCGGCGGCGGTGTCACAACCGACTTCGGCCTTGCCGCAGCATATGCCGGTGCCCGCACCCTGCGTCTCGCCGACGGCCCAGACGAGGTCCACCGCAACCAGATCGGTCGCTTGGAACTTAAGAAATACAGCTAA
- a CDS encoding acetyl-CoA carboxylase biotin carboxyl carrier protein subunit — MSVIDIESEIAGKVWKIEAEIGETLDEEDAIIILESMKMEIPVDAPEDGKVTEILVKEGDPVTEGQVVARMEV, encoded by the coding sequence ATGTCAGTTATTGATATCGAAAGTGAAATCGCCGGCAAGGTTTGGAAGATCGAGGCTGAGATCGGCGAAACGCTTGATGAAGAAGACGCCATTATCATTCTGGAAAGCATGAAAATGGAAATCCCGGTCGACGCTCCAGAAGATGGCAAAGTCACTGAAATCCTTGTGAAAGAAGGTGACCCCGTTACAGAAGGCCAAGTCGTCGCCCGCATGGAAGTATAA